GCTTGATCGGGTCAAGGTAGGGGCCGTTATCGACCATGGCGTTAATCGTGAGGATGACGCAGTGACGCAACGGACTTATGCCTCATTTGAAAAAGCCATTACTGCCAAAAAGCTGAAGCGCATTCTCGCCAGACCGGGAGACGTTCTACCGATTGTCGGCATGAAGGCCACCGTGGTGAGCTCCGATGGCAAGTTGATCGACACCCCGTTGGAGGGCGGAGGCGAGCAGAACCCGTACTGCAAGGACGCAGAGGTGAGGCCTCCGGACAACTCCGAGAACGGGCGTTCCGTCGGGATACAGATTGTCTTCGGCAAGCTGAAGCTGCTGGATCTCGGCGATCTGACCTGGGACAAGGAGATGGAGCTGGTGTGTCCGGTCAACAAGCTGGGGCGTGTTGATATTTACATCGTCTCGCACCACGGGATGAACCTGAGCTCAAGCCCAGCCATGGTCAACGCTCTGGGGGCGAGGGTGGCCATCATGGAAAACGGAGCCAGAAAAGGCGGCTCTGCACCCGCGATGGAGACGATAGGTAGCGCTCCCGGACTGGAGACCTTGTGGCAGCTTCACTTCTCTGAGGATGGCGGGCAGGAGCTGAACACTGCGGACGATTACATTGCCAATCTAGAAACTGACGCAGGAAGTTACCTAGAATTGCTGGGAAGCGGCGACGGAAGTTTTGACATACGGAACTCAAGGACAGGCGCCATTAAACACTATGCGCCGCCGGCGCAGCAGTAGATGCGCGTCGACAGGGCAGAGTGCATTTGTTACCTTTGTGAACAATGCGTTCCGCGACCCCTCGATCCACACCATCAAAATCGACGGAAAAACGATATTATCCAACGCCCGCGCTTGAGAAGGGACTGGATATTCTTGAGCTCTTTGCCAGCACCCCGGAAGGGATGACGGTCAGCGAAGTTGCGCGGCGGCTGAATCGCACGATGTCGGAGATCTTTCGCATGCTGCTGTGCCTAGAGCATCGCGGATATCTGGCGCAATCGGCCAACCGGGAACGATACCACCTGACACTACGGCTCTTCCGGCTGGGTCAGGAGCACCCGCCAACAAAACGAATGGTCACCGAGGCTTTGCCGATCATGCACGCGCTGGCGCAACAGACACGGCAGTCGTGCCACCTGGGTGTGCTTGACGGGGGACATGTCGTCATACTGGCGCAAGTGGATTCGCCCGACTCCACCGGACTTTACGTCAAAGTAGGTTCGAAGGTTGACCTGATGCACGCGGCGACGGGTCATGTGATTCTTGCCCACCAGTCGGAGGACTCCTGCGAACGGGCCATTCAGGAATGGGCACGCGAGACGCAGAAGAAGAAGCCTGCCGACCTGGACGATCACCTGGCGAAGATTCGAGCGCGGGGATATGAACGGCGGGCCAGCTACGAGATTACCGGGGTCGTCAATTTCAGCTTTCCCGTGCTGAACTCGCAGGGCAACGCAATCGCTGGCCTTACGATTCCCTACATCAAGCGCATCGAGGATTC
The genomic region above belongs to Acidobacteriota bacterium and contains:
- a CDS encoding MBL fold metallo-hydrolase; the encoded protein is MMGALALPCAVWSQSPKGGGGKLRVFVIDVEGGQATLFVTPAGQSLLVDAGWPDNDGRDANRVAAAVKEAGLQKVDYLLITHYHLDHAGGVAQLLDRVKVGAVIDHGVNREDDAVTQRTYASFEKAITAKKLKRILARPGDVLPIVGMKATVVSSDGKLIDTPLEGGGEQNPYCKDAEVRPPDNSENGRSVGIQIVFGKLKLLDLGDLTWDKEMELVCPVNKLGRVDIYIVSHHGMNLSSSPAMVNALGARVAIMENGARKGGSAPAMETIGSAPGLETLWQLHFSEDGGQELNTADDYIANLETDAGSYLELLGSGDGSFDIRNSRTGAIKHYAPPAQQ
- a CDS encoding IclR family transcriptional regulator, whose product is MRSATPRSTPSKSTEKRYYPTPALEKGLDILELFASTPEGMTVSEVARRLNRTMSEIFRMLLCLEHRGYLAQSANRERYHLTLRLFRLGQEHPPTKRMVTEALPIMHALAQQTRQSCHLGVLDGGHVVILAQVDSPDSTGLYVKVGSKVDLMHAATGHVILAHQSEDSCERAIQEWARETQKKKPADLDDHLAKIRARGYERRASYEITGVVNFSFPVLNSQGNAIAGLTIPYIKRIEDSINSTDIVDALRDASRQISDAMGALTEPVVGELTQTRKRPAKK